In the genome of Thermosphaera aggregans DSM 11486, one region contains:
- a CDS encoding helical backbone metal receptor, translating into MSKLIITLVFLTLICLTSLTAEAVPLTINDALGRRVEVSNPPKRVVSLAPSITEILFELNAHQYIVGADDFSLGDWYLNISRILGEQNTTSVGGYWWSTVSVEKILGLNPDLVLADKGAHKPLLEVFQSYNVTVVYLNGGSARSVNDVLSDIYLLGELFNSTIEAQTLADELINSLETGRKLLEKYHGLRVLIVVDFWQGIWVAGRATYIDDVLARLGLSNAASTFGWSSVSLEKIYEWRPDIIVVATPYASQELIREAGLFDLGVPVVVLEREKVDILSRPGPMMARIPEILDAAFAEAFDSAKPTSTPEHRQGISEGFTLFLLLAGVALAFAVGYYVGRR; encoded by the coding sequence ATGTCCAAGCTAATTATTACATTGGTATTCTTGACGCTGATATGTCTCACATCCCTGACCGCTGAAGCAGTGCCGCTAACTATTAATGATGCGTTGGGGAGAAGGGTTGAGGTGTCAAATCCTCCTAAACGAGTTGTCTCACTAGCTCCATCCATAACTGAAATCCTATTCGAACTAAACGCGCATCAATATATCGTAGGAGCGGATGATTTCTCACTGGGGGATTGGTATCTAAACATAAGCAGAATCCTGGGCGAGCAAAATACTACTTCAGTAGGAGGTTACTGGTGGAGCACTGTTAGCGTTGAGAAGATCTTGGGCTTAAATCCTGACCTAGTACTAGCTGATAAGGGTGCTCACAAGCCTCTTCTCGAGGTGTTCCAATCCTATAATGTGACAGTTGTTTATTTAAACGGGGGTTCTGCGAGAAGCGTTAATGACGTATTAAGCGATATTTACTTATTAGGCGAATTGTTTAACTCGACTATTGAAGCACAGACCCTTGCTGACGAGTTAATAAACTCTCTTGAAACGGGAAGAAAACTTCTCGAAAAATACCACGGGCTTAGAGTGCTCATAGTGGTGGATTTTTGGCAGGGAATATGGGTCGCGGGGAGGGCAACATATATTGACGACGTACTGGCCAGGCTGGGACTTTCAAACGCTGCTTCAACATTCGGCTGGAGCTCGGTAAGCCTTGAGAAAATATATGAGTGGAGGCCCGACATCATAGTGGTAGCCACACCTTATGCCTCACAAGAATTAATTAGGGAGGCAGGATTATTCGACCTAGGCGTGCCCGTTGTTGTTTTAGAACGAGAAAAAGTAGACATTCTATCAAGACCCGGTCCAATGATGGCGAGGATCCCTGAAATCCTGGACGCGGCCTTTGCAGAAGCCTTCGACTCTGCAAAACCCACTAGTACCCCCGAGCATAGACAGGGAATTAGCGAGGGCTTTACACTCTTCCTATTGCTTGCGGGAGTCGCATTAGCGTTCGCCGTCGGGTACTATGTTGGGAGGAGGTAG